One window of Nicotiana tomentosiformis chromosome 11, ASM39032v3, whole genome shotgun sequence genomic DNA carries:
- the LOC138901484 gene encoding uncharacterized protein, translated as MTRDSVSGPTFDEVADVAHQIEMVRSSKQVEREAKRPRGQGGFSGVPSGGQFHHGKGRPFRNSQTSCPVHRGASSGHGTYSYQQGHSSLNALPAQSLSRAPLGQGSSMKGPSTSYLGARGFLQSPAPAPGSCYECGEFGHIKRQCPRLVGGPAQQRSQSMT; from the coding sequence atgactagagatagTGTGTCTGGtcctacttttgatgaggttgccGATGTTGctcatcagattgagatggtaCGCAGCTCGAAacaggttgagagggaggccaagaggcctcgtggacagggtggatttagcggtgttccttctgggggtcagttccaccacggtaaGGGTCGTCCTTTCAGAAATTCCCAGACATCttgcccagttcaccgtggtgcgtCATCTGGCCATGGTACATATAGTTATCAGcagggccattcatctctcaATGCTCTCCCCGCTCAGAGTTTATCCCGTGCTCCATTGGGTCAGGGTTCGTCTATGAaaggtccttctaccagttatctcGGTGCTCGGGGCTTccttcagtccccagcaccagcaccggggagttgctatgagtgtggagagtttggtcacATAAAGAGGCAGTGTCCTCGCCTagtgggaggtccagctcagcagaggagccagtctatgacATGA